In the Gorilla gorilla gorilla isolate KB3781 chromosome 10, NHGRI_mGorGor1-v2.1_pri, whole genome shotgun sequence genome, one interval contains:
- the TNFRSF1A gene encoding tumor necrosis factor receptor superfamily member 1A, protein MGLSTVPDLLLPLVLLELLVGIYPSGVIGLVPHLGDREKRDSVCPQGKYIHPQNNSICCTKCHKGTYLYNDCPGPGQDTDCRECESGSFTASENHLRHCLSCSKCRKEMGQVEISSCTVDRDTVCGCRKNQYRHYWSENLFQCFNCSLCLNGTVHLSCQEKQNTVCTCHAGFFLRENECVSCSNCKKSLECTKLCLPQIENVKGTEDSGTTVLLPLVIFFGLCLLSLLFIGLMYRYQRWKSKLYSIVCGKSTPEKEGELEGTTTKPLAPTPSFSPTPGFTPTVGFSPVPSSTFTSSSTYTPGDCPNFAAPRREVAPPYQGADPILATALASDPIPNPLQKWEDSAHKPQSLDTDDPATLYAVVENVPPLRWKEFVRRLGLSDHEIDRLELQNGRCLREAQYSMLAAWRRRTPRREATLELLGRVLRDMDLLGCLEDIEEALCGPAALPPAPSLLR, encoded by the exons ATGGGCCTCTCCACCGTGCCTGACCTGCTGCTGCCACTG GTGCTCCTGgagctgttggtgggaatataccCCTCAGGGGTTATTGGACTGGTCCCTCACCTAGGGGACAGGGAGAAGAGAGATAGTGTGTGTCCCCAAGGAAAATATATCCACCCTCAAAATAATTCGATTTGCTGTACCAAGTGCCACAAAG GAACCTACTTGTACAATGACTGTCCAGGCCCGGGGCAGGATACGGACTGTAGGGAGTGTGAGAGCGGCTCCTTCACCGCTTCAGAGAACCACCTCAGACACTGCCTCAGCTGCTCCAAATGCCGAAAGG AAATGGGTCAGGTGGAGATCTCTTCTTGCACAGTGGACCGGGACACCGTGTGTGGCTGCAGGAAGAACCAGTACCGGCATTATTGGAGTGAAAACCTTTTCCAGTGCTTcaattgcagcctctgcctcaatGGGACCGTGCACCTCTCCT GCCAGGAGAAACAGAACACCGTGTGCACCTGCCATGCAGGGTTCTTTCTAAGAGAAAACGAGTGTGTCTCCTGTAGTAA CTGTAAGAAAAGCCTGGAGTGCACGAAGTTGTGCCTACCCCAGATTGAGAATGTTAAGGGCACTGAGGACTCAG GCACCACAGTGCTGTTGCCCCTGGTCATCTTCTTTGGTCTTTGCCTTTTATCCCTGCTCTTCATTGGTTTAATGTATCGCTACCAACGGTGGAAGTCCAAGCTCTACTCCATTG ttTGTGGGAAATCGACACCTGAAAAAGAG GGGGAGCTTGAAGGAACTACTACTAAGCCCCTGGCCCCAACCCCAAGCTTCAGTCCCACTCCAGGCTTCACCCCCACCGTGGGCTTCAGTCCCGTGCCCAGTTCCACCTTCACCTCCAGCTCCACCTATACCCCCGGTGACTGTCCCAACTTTGCGGCTCCCCGCAGAGAGGTGGCACCACCCTATCAGGGGGCTGACCCCATCCTTGCGACAGCCCTCGCCTCCGACCCCATCCCCAACCCCCTTCAGAAGTGGGAGGACAGCGCCCACAAGCCACAGAGCCTAGACA CTGATGACCCCGCGACGCTGTACGCCGTGGTGGAGAACGTGCCCCCGTTGCGCTGGAAGGAATTCGTGCGGCGCTTAGGGCTGAGCGACCACGAGATCGATCGGCTGGAGCTGCAGAACGGGCGCTGCCTGCGCGAGGCGCAATACAGCATGCTGGCGGCCTGGAGGCGGCGCACGCCGCGGCGCGAGGCCACGCTGGAGCTGCTGGGACGCGTGCTCCGCGACATGGACCTGCTGGGCTGCCTGGAGGACATCGAGGAGGCGCTTTGCGGCCCCGCCGCCCTCCCGCCCGCGCCCAGTCTTCTCAGATGA